The following proteins are co-located in the Primulina tabacum isolate GXHZ01 chromosome 11, ASM2559414v2, whole genome shotgun sequence genome:
- the LOC142519094 gene encoding protein CHROMATIN REMODELING 4-like isoform X3, whose amino-acid sequence MPLDAKEFLIGKTFVAEDPIKLSKEIPSCGMTLDAVGDGNSGEDHQDVASCSVGARNLKINMNKGKLQVYRRTTTKERKEKSLTDSLRRDTKGSDSMVVNNKKYSDSNLCVGAPTDEVVSEVEKSMTILEACDNNGGLKDSLTSGTLKNFLNHYLDENGSTKEEEKVTRLGIAPKKKFLESRLVEAGSTTVLYEFLVKWVGKSHLHNSWIPESELKTLAKRKLENYKSKYGTASINLCEEQWKIPHRVIATRSSIDGSNEAFVKWKGLPYDECTWENIDEPAIAKSFHLVDRFLRFEQQTLENESAKLNSTRDKNDFPPSEVINLTEQPKELVGGSLFPHQLEALNWLRKSWHKSRNVILADEMGLGKTVSACAFISSLYFEFKARLPCLVLVPLSTMPNWMSEFALWAPHLNAVEYHGNTRARALIRQYEWHARDPHGKNKPSSYKFNVLLTTYEMVLCDSTYLRGVPWEVLVVDEGHRLKNSGSKLFGLLNTFTLHHRVLLTGTPLQNNIGEMYNLLNFLQQAFFPSLSSFEEKFKDLTTAEKVEELKNLVAPHMLRRLKKDAMRNIPPKTERVVPVELSSIQAEYYRAMLTKNYQILRNIGKGVPQQSMLNIVMQLRKVCNHPYLIPGTEPESGSLEFLHEMRIKASAKLTLLHYMLKFLHKEDHRVLIFSQMTKLLDILEDYLTTEFGHKTYERVDGSVSVADRQAAITRFNQDKSRFVFLLSTRSCGLGINLATADTVIIYDSDFNPHADIQAMNRAHRIGQSNRLLVYRLVVRASVEERILQLAKKKLMLDQLFVNKSGSQKEVEDILKWGTEELFSDSSSIIGKDGDNHINKDDSVIELEHNNRRTGGLGDVYKDKCADCSNKITWDENAILKLLDRSDLQSGSADDNTETELENEMLGSVKSLEWNDESTEEQAGIVSGPVTNNDKGAPSSENKDDISVGVIEENEWDRLLRVRWERYQNEEEAALGRGKRQRKAVSYRETYVTHPIEAVTGNVTGEEPEPEPEPEREYTPAGRALKEKYTKLRSRQKERLAQRNMKGSLAQLLELMPQFPPFHSKEGKKMEVSVQPVEEKTPYTELEDNSHGQMMEPNSMTDSNLKLGRMSKQKSYFLLQRPVTSTGRHMSEVLTTNDQLQDTYSIDILRHNLPPVIGLCAPNAPKRMDPLQRKMSKSYQRQTKLGLGVEFTMRSTCCPSGMSNEMTVNGHESIPTRYKFPDFSSRTSQFPWSDVSDMHLPFTPHSFAAFIDKAPADHSRNSGAINSDFQEKMLLPKLPFDERQIPRYSISGANLPYMTPDLFPSLSLGSRVTDTNDGVRDLHLPMLPNLKFPPDPPKYNQQEQLSPVLGSSQVPSTFASFPENHRKVLENIILRTGSGSSNSLLTKKSKIDIWLEDELDHLWIGVRRHGKGRWEAMLRDPRLKFSKFRTAEDLSARWEEEELRILDGPRLPGQNSLKPLKSENPLFSGISEGMMARALHGACSDGMMTGVLHGTKYEPLKFQPHLTDTRLGLGGLPSGPPQLDPSDPALPTWSSDKFPIFFSRDFFGGTIQGSVVSSSTPNEPPFILSSLGSIYLDSHGLQQREKLKNATRMGMMPDLHNMGNSEPVGSPQVAGCEKVRNYSESKGKDEVARCTSPKDNLPHWLREAVNAPGKAFEPELPPAVSAIAQSVRILYGEGSSKIPPFLVPAPPSLKPRDPLSVLKKKRKKKKRLHASNKSSQGIVNSFPANHDIEHVGSTSVAGRLELSKSGVSGFPWLDCNLNFPPRDDKLGPFSSSVMPTASKKAVVCLSPSPEVPELAGSHVEPGPPPAIPPGFINSSVAKSSERNGKQRRYHLC is encoded by the exons ATGCCTTTGGATGCAAAGGAGTTCCTTATTGGGAAGACATTTGTTGCAGAAGATCCAATTAAACTGTCAAAGGAAATTCCCAGCTGTGGGATGACTTTGGATGCGGTTGGTGATGGAAACTCAGGAGAGGACCATCAGGATGTTGCCAGCTGTTCCGTTGGAGCAAGAAActtaaaaattaatatgaatAAAGGCAAGCTACAGGTTTACAGAAGAACGACGACCAAAGAACGTAAAGAGAAAAGTTTGACAGATTCTCTTAGGAGAGACACTAAGGGTTCTGATTCCATGGTGGtgaataacaaaaaatatagtGACAGTAACTTGTGTGTCGGTGCACCAACTGATGAGGTGGTTTCGGAGGTTGAGAAGAGTATGACAATCTTGGAGGCTTGTGACAATAATGGTGGTTTGAAGGACAGTCTCACCTCTGGAACTTTAAAGAactttcttaatcattatttgGATGAAAATGGAAGCACAAAGGAGGAAGAAAAGGTCACAAGATTGGGCATTGCTCCCAAAAAGAAATTCCTAGAGTCTCGCTTGGTTGAAGCTGGATCCACCACTGTCTTGTATGAGTTTTTGGTGAAGTGGGTTGGGAAATCTCATCTTCATAACAGCTGGATTCCCGAATCTGAGCTGAAAACTCTGGCCAAACGAAAATTGGAGAATTACAAGTCAAAGTATGGAACAGCTTCAATAAATCTATGTGAGGAACAATGGAAGATTCCACATCGGGTAATCGCTACCCGGTCCTCCATTGATGGATCAAATGAAGCATTCGTAAAATGGAAAGGTCTTCCTTATGATGAATGCACTTGGGAAAATATTGATGAACCTGCTATTGCAAAGTCATTTCACTTAGTTGATAGGTTCTTGAGGTTTGAACAGCAAACCTTGGAGAATGAGAGTGCCAAGCTTAATTCAACACGAGACAAAAATGACTTCCCACCAAGTGAGGTAATCAATCTCACAGAACAGCCTAAAGAGCTAGTTGGAGGTTCTTTGTTTCCACATCAGTTGGAAGCATTGAATTGGTTGCGAAAAAGCTGGCATAAATCAAGAAATGTGATACTTGCTGATGAAATGGGGCTTGGAAAAACAGTGTCAGCTTGTGCTTTTATCTCATCattatatttcgaatttaaagCTAGACTTCCTTGTCTGGTTTTGGTTCCTCTATCGACAATGCCCAACTGGATGTCAGAATTTGCGCTGTGGGCTCCCCATCTCAATGCCGTAGAATATCATGGGAACACAAGAGCTAGAGCCTTAATTCGCCAATATGAATGGCATGCCCGTGATCCCCATGGAAAAAACAAACCATCTTCTTACAAATTCAATGTTCTCTTAACTACTTATGAAATGGTTTTATGTGATTCCACATATCTACGTGGAGTTCCCTGGGAAGTTCTTGTGGTTGATGAGGGTCACCGCCTGAAAAATTCTGGCAGTAAGCTATTTGGCTTACTGAATACGTTTACGCTCCACCATCGAGTACTGTTGACTGGTACTCCTCTTCAGAACAATATTGGTGAGATGTACAATTTACTCAATTTTCTGCAGCAAGCTTTTTTTCCTTCTCTTTCTTCATTTGAGGAGAAATTTAAAGATCTAACCACCGCAGAAAAGGTGGAGGAACTTAAGAACCTTGTTGCTCCACACATGCTCCGCAGGCTTAAAAAGGATGCCATGCGGAATATTCCCCCTAAGACTGAACGAGTGGTTCCTGTCGAGCTATCATCAATTCAGGCAGAATATTACCGTGCCATGCTCACAAAGAACTACCAAATATTACGCAACATAGGAAAAGGGGTTCCTCAACAATCGATGCTGAATATTGTGATGCAGTTAAGGAAGGTTTGCAATCATCCTTATCTCATACCAGGCACTGAACCTGAATCTGGTTCACTGGAATTTCTTCATGAAATGCGAATAAAAGCTTCAGCTAAGCTGACTCTGCTGCATTATATGCttaaatttcttcacaaagaaGATCATAGAGTCCTTATTTTTTCACAGATGACCAAGTTACTTGATATCCTTGAGGATTACTTGACTACTGAATTTGGGCATAAGACATATGAGAGAGTTGATGGCTCTGTTTCTGTGGCCGATCGGCAAGCAGCGATAACACGTTTCAATCAAGACAAGAGTAGATTTGTGTTTCTTTTATCTACGCGCTCTTGTGGCCTTGGCATTAACTTGGCAACTGCTGATACTGTAATTATATATGATTCAGATTTCAATCCACATGCAGATATCCAAGCTATGAACCGAGCGCATCGAATAGGGCAGTCAAACCGACTTCTTGTGTACCGGCTTGTTGTCCGTGCTAGTGTTGAAGAGCGTATATTGCAGCTTGCAAAGAAAAAGCTGATGCTAGATCAACTTTTTGTGAACAAGTCTGGATCACAAAAGGAGGTGGAAGACATCTTAAAATGGGGAACGGAAGAACTTTTTAGTGATTCATCTTCGATTATCGGAAAGGACGGTGACAACCACATCAATAAAGATGATTCAGTTATAGAATTAGAGCATAATAATAGGAGGACTGGTGGGCTTGGGGATGTATACAAAGACAAATGTGCTGATTGTAGCAATAAGATCACATGGGATGAAAATGCCATTTTGAAATTGTTGGACCGCTCAGACCTGCAGTCTGGTTCAGCCGATGATAATACTGAAACTGAGCTGGAGAATGAAATGCTTGGTTCAGTGAAG TCTCTTGAATGGAATGATGAGTCCACAGAAGAACAAGCTGGAATAGTGTCAGGACCTGTGACTAATAACGACAAAGGTGCGCCAAGTTCTGAAAAtaaagatgatatatctgttggCGTCATTGAAGAAAATGAATGGGATAGGCTACTGCGAGTTAG ATGGGAGAGATATCAAAATGAGGAGGAAGCAGCTCTTGGTCGAGGAAAACGCCAGAGAAAAGCTGTTTCATATAGGGAGACATATGTCACTCATCCTATTGAAGCAGTGACTGGA AATGTTACCGGGGAAGAACCGGAGCCTGAACCGGAGCCTGAGCGGGAGTACACACCAGCTGGACGAGCTCTTAAAGAAAAATA TACCAAGCTTCGTTCTAGACAAAAAGAAAGATTGGCCCAAAGGAACATGAAGGGGTCATTGGCACAGCTTCTAGAGTTGATGCCTCAGTTTCCACCTTTTCATtctaaagaaggaaaaaaaatggAGGTGTCAGTTCAACCTGTTGAAGAAAAAACTCCATATACTGAATTGGAAGATAACAGTCATGGCCAAATGATGGAACCAAATAGCATGACTGACTCAAACCTGAAGCTGGGAAGAATGTCCAAGCAGAAATCTTATTTTCTTCTGCAACGTCCTGTAACATCCACTGGCCGACATATGTCTGAAGTTTTAACGACCAATGACCAGTTACAGGACACATACTCCATTGATATTTTGAGGCATAACTTACCACCAGTAATAGGATTATGTGCCCCAAATGCTCCTAAAAGAATGGATCCCTTGCAGAGGAAAATGTCAAAATCCTACCAAAGACAAACCAAGCTAGGGCTTGGAGTTGAGTTCACAATGAGATCTACTTGTTGTCCCTCTGGCATGTCAAATGAGATGACTGTTAATGGTCATGAGTCAATCCCAACCCGATATAAATTTCCTGATTTTTCATCCCGAACTTCTCAATTTCCATGGAGTGATGTCTCGGATATGCATCTACCATTCACTCCC CATTCATTTGCAGCATTCATTGATAAAGCACCTGCAGATCATTCTAGGAACTCTGGTGCAATTAATTCTGATTTCCAAGAAAAGATGCTATTGCCCAAACTACCGTTTGATGAGAGGCAGATTCCTAGATATTCAATTTCCGGTGCAAACTTGCCGTATATGACTCCTGACTTGTTCCCAAGCTTATCACTGGGATCTAGAGTTACAGACACAAATGATGGTGTCCGTGATCTTCATCTTCCCATGTTGCCAAATCTCAAATTTCCACCAGATCCACCCAAgtataatcaacaagaacagttATCTCCAGTATTGGGCTCAAGTCAGGTGCCATCTACATTTGCATCATTTCCTGAAAACCATAGGAAGGTTCTTGAGAACATCATCCTAAGGACTGGATCTGGATCATCAAACAGCCTTCTGACGAAGAAATCTAAAATAGATATCTGGTTGGAGGATGAACTTGATCATCTATGGATAGGCGTTCGTAGACATGGAAAAGGAAGATGGGAGGCAATGTTACGTGATCCAAGGTTGAAGTTTTCAAAATTTAGAACTGCTGAGGATTTGTCAGCTAGATGGGAGGAGGAAGAACTCAGGATTTTGGATGGGCCAAGACTTCCAGGACAAAACTCTCTCAAGCCCCTGAAATCTGAGAATCCTTTGTTTTCTGGAATTTCGGAAGGAATGATGGCACGAGCACTGCACGGAGCTTGTTCAGATGGGATGATGACAGGGGTGTTGCACGGAACAAAATATGAGCCTTTGAAATTCCAACCACATCTAACTGACACGAGACTTGGTCTTGGTGGTCTACCGTCTGGGCCACCACAATTAGATCCATCTGATCCAGCACTTCCAACTTGGAGTTCAGATAAgttcccaatttttttttccaggGACTTTTTCGGAGGAACCATTCAGGGATCAGTTGTTTCCTCTAGCACTCCTAATGAGCCACCCTTTATTCTGAGTTCATTAGGATCGATTTATTTGGATTCTCATGGATTGCAGCAAAGGGAGAAACTAAAGAATGCAACTAGGATGGGGATGATGCCTGACCTTCATAACATGGGAAACAGTGAACCTGTTGGTTCTCCTCAGGTTGCTGGCTGTGAGAAGGTTCGAAATTATTCGGAGTCAAAGGGGAAGGACGAAGTTGCTAGATGTACTTCTCCAAAAGACAATTTACCTCACTGGCTTAGAGAAGCTGTGAATGCTCCTGGTAAAGCCTTCGAACCTGAGCTGCCTCCTGCTGTGTCTGCAATAGCACAATCTGTTCGAATTTTGTATGGGGAAGGTTCTTCCAAAATACCTCCATTTCTTGTTCCTGCTCCACCTTCCCTAAAGCCCAGGGATCCTCTGAGCGTTCTgaagaagaagagaaagaagaagaagaggttGCATGCATCTAATAAGTCCTCT